The following is a genomic window from Pseudomonas lurida.
CACGGGAATCACCCAGCGAATCATGAAACTGAAAAACGCCTTCACTCGACGCCCTCCGCCAATACGGTGATTTCAACCCGACGATTGCGGGCACGGCCTTCGGCGGTGGCATTGGTCGCCACCGGCTCGGTGTCGCTTCGCCCCTCGGCGCTGAAGCGGTCCGCCTGGCCAGTCTTGGCCGCGAGGATCTCCAGCACCGACTTGGCCCGCGCTTCGGACAGCGCCCAGTTGGACGGGAAACGCAGCGTGGCAATTGGGCGGTTGTCGCTGTGCCCGGTCACGCGCACCTGGCCCTTGACCTTGCGGATGGCGTCGGCGATGCGCAGCATCAGTGGCTGGTAGTCATCGACGATGCTGGAGCTGGCAGACGCAAACAGTTCATCGCCACGGATGGTGACCACCGAACGGTCGACCGCATCTTCCACGGCGACACGCCCGGCCTTGATGTCTTCCACCAGGAAGCCCGCCAGGCGCGGGCGCTCAATGACTTTGGGCTGCGCCACCGGACGGTCGATGGCCTGCACCGGGATCTCGCCCAGGGCATGGATATTCTTGAACACCGGCTCGGCATCCGACGCCAACTTGAGGCGCAAGCCAAACAGCAACGCCAGCAGCAGCGCGACGCCAATGGCCACGGCGATCCACGGCGGCATGAATTGCGCCAGGCGATCGCGGGCCACGGTCACGCCGCGCCAGTGCGGCGACAGTTCACGCTCGTGTTCGCCACGGGCACTGCGAATGGCCGCGGCGGTGCGTTCACGCAGGGCTTCCAACTGGCTGCGACCGTCGTTCATCACACGGTAGCGGCCTTCGAAACCCAGGCACATGCACAGGTACAACAGCTCCAGCAGGTACAGGCGTTCCCGAGGGCTTTGCAGGCAGTGGTCGAGCAACTGGAAGACCTTTTCACCGCCCCAGGCTTCGTTGTGCACGGTGATCAGCAGGCTCTGCTTGCCCCAGTCACTGGTGCTGCCCCAGGGCGTGCTCAATACCGCTTCATCCAGCGCAGTGCACAGCGCGTAACGCGCCAGCAGCACTTCGTTGCGCGCAATGCCGGCCGCTTCGGCGCGCTCTTCAAACTGGCGCAGGTAAGCCAACAACTGCGCGCGCAGGCTGGCCGGTGCCGGGTGGGCAATGGTGTTGCGCAGGCGTGTCAGCAGCGCCAGCAACGGCCCGGCAGCGCTTTCCAGCGGGTTGAGGCCCTGGCTCTTGCCGGTGAGCATCGGCGCCGCCGGCATGGCCAGAGGCGAAGGTTCGGCACGCGCAGGTTCCGGCGCCCGGCCACCCGGACGCGGCATGAACTGGGTGCGGTCATCGTCATTGGGATGCATCGCGGATTATCCTCGGATCGCCCAGAAGGCCAGGTTCAAGCCCGGGAACTGCCCGGCGATATGGAAGGCGAAGCCACCGGAGTTGCCCAACTGCTGCCAGTGCTCGCTGCCGCGATCCAACTCGTAGTAGGTCGAGCCTGCGTGGTACGGCAGTTGGCGTGGCGCCACCGGCAGAGGCAACAGACTGATGCCCGGCAGTTGCAGGTTGACCAGGTCGCGGATGTGCTCCACCGAGCCGACTTTGCTCTGCTGGCCGAAGCGCGCGCGCAGGGTTTCGCCGGGGACATCGGCGCGCACTACCAGGATGAAACTGGCGTTGTCGAGCAGGGTCTTGTCGGCCAGCATCGCCACGTGCACGCCGTAGGCTTTCTCGACAATCGGGATCGGCGTGGCCTTGCTGTCGATCAGCATCGACAGCGCTTCACGCAGTGCGGCCATCACCGGGGCAAAGCTCAGTGCCAGGTCGTCGTGCTGGTACTGCGGGTATTCCTGAGGGCGACGGCCCGAGGTCGAGAAGGTCGAGAACTCACCGGCCAGACTCACCAATTCACTGAAGAAGCGCTCCGGGTGCAAAGGGCTCAACTGGCTCAGATGCTGGATCAGCGGTTGGGCACGGTTGACCAGTTGCAGCAGCATGAAGTCGGCAATCTCCGACGCGCCACCGGCGCCCGACGCGACCACACGCCCCGCCAGGGCTTCGCCGCGCTGATGCAGCAGGCCAAGCAGTTCGCTGCGAAAGGCGCTCAGCGGCTTGCTCGCGGCGACGTCCAGGACCGGCGGGATATAGGTGTCGTCGAGCACCAGCGCACGGTCGGCGCGCTTTTCCTTGATGCGCACCAGGCCGATGGCAGCGTAATCGCTGATGCCATCCTGGGCGGTCAGCAGGCGCAAGGCTCGGGAGCCCACGGCTACCGGGGCGCGGTTTTCGAACGGTGCGTTGTCATCACGCACTTCCCGCACCTGGCTCACATAACGCGCGGCTTCCAGGGCCTCGCCTTCATCCACCGTGTCGCGGGCGCCGGCACGCTTGAGCGGCAGCGCCAGGTACACCAGGCCGTCGCGCAGGTTGTCGTCGATGTTCAGCGGGCTTGGCGCCAGGTCGTCCTGGGGAATGTTGAACGGCGTACCGTCGGGCAACAGACCGCGCGCCGACACGATCGCCAGCTTGCCCTGGGCCAGCAGGCCCTGGTCGATCAGCAGCTCGGAAAACCCCCAGGCACCCGCCGACAACGGGCGGCTGCGGGCGTCGATCAGGTTCTCCAGGTAACGGTCATGCTGCTGGAAGTGCTGCGTTCCGATGAACATGCCTTCCGACCAGACCACGCGATTGTTCCAGGACATGGGGGCTCCGATTGCTTCTTATTGGGCAGGGCTGGATGGGGTGGCCA
Proteins encoded in this region:
- a CDS encoding DotU family type VI secretion system protein, yielding MHPNDDDRTQFMPRPGGRAPEPARAEPSPLAMPAAPMLTGKSQGLNPLESAAGPLLALLTRLRNTIAHPAPASLRAQLLAYLRQFEERAEAAGIARNEVLLARYALCTALDEAVLSTPWGSTSDWGKQSLLITVHNEAWGGEKVFQLLDHCLQSPRERLYLLELLYLCMCLGFEGRYRVMNDGRSQLEALRERTAAAIRSARGEHERELSPHWRGVTVARDRLAQFMPPWIAVAIGVALLLALLFGLRLKLASDAEPVFKNIHALGEIPVQAIDRPVAQPKVIERPRLAGFLVEDIKAGRVAVEDAVDRSVVTIRGDELFASASSSIVDDYQPLMLRIADAIRKVKGQVRVTGHSDNRPIATLRFPSNWALSEARAKSVLEILAAKTGQADRFSAEGRSDTEPVATNATAEGRARNRRVEITVLAEGVE
- the tssK gene encoding type VI secretion system baseplate subunit TssK produces the protein MSWNNRVVWSEGMFIGTQHFQQHDRYLENLIDARSRPLSAGAWGFSELLIDQGLLAQGKLAIVSARGLLPDGTPFNIPQDDLAPSPLNIDDNLRDGLVYLALPLKRAGARDTVDEGEALEAARYVSQVREVRDDNAPFENRAPVAVGSRALRLLTAQDGISDYAAIGLVRIKEKRADRALVLDDTYIPPVLDVAASKPLSAFRSELLGLLHQRGEALAGRVVASGAGGASEIADFMLLQLVNRAQPLIQHLSQLSPLHPERFFSELVSLAGEFSTFSTSGRRPQEYPQYQHDDLALSFAPVMAALREALSMLIDSKATPIPIVEKAYGVHVAMLADKTLLDNASFILVVRADVPGETLRARFGQQSKVGSVEHIRDLVNLQLPGISLLPLPVAPRQLPYHAGSTYYELDRGSEHWQQLGNSGGFAFHIAGQFPGLNLAFWAIRG